Proteins encoded together in one Micromonospora kangleipakensis window:
- a CDS encoding sensor histidine kinase yields MPASTPSQPQTQPLAAAARGVLLALVAVLTLFATRDVAQLWWIALLGVAGLPAVLAPQHRLLGPLSRFAEVAVLGLAASQVAADTHLNGVTGGLGASAVLAYLAVPVTVTALRRRFAEGAALLAVAAATLLVAAAFTEVDGRRQLTEPGYLAVCAQWLILAGLGLFTARTLQRVMRVRGEGKPQPYAEATRLLTQLRTVARQLPGATLDPGGISEHLLEELRVVAKTDRGAVLSASGGGRLVVLAQVGVDRVDWETTLDADSAIADAWASQQAQTSARSQSRSHRGGEVSALIVPLVAGVRTVGLVVLEADAGHAYPPPVVARVTALTGPAALRLEAALLFDEVRSLATNEERQRLAREIHDGVAQELVMVGYGIDNALATVHEDAEETAESLRTLRQEVTRVITELRLSLFELRSEVDRHGGLAAAIAEYARTVGASGGLRVHLSLDESTARLPAATEAELLRIAQEAVTNARKHAGAANLWVTCEVDPPYAQIEVSDDGHGIGDQRPDGHYGLAIMAERAERIRGRLEIRPRRPSGTTVAVVLGSSPRRDKVRGSTAAEGE; encoded by the coding sequence GTGCCCGCCTCCACACCCAGCCAGCCCCAGACCCAGCCACTCGCCGCGGCCGCGCGCGGGGTCCTGCTCGCGCTGGTCGCCGTCCTCACCCTCTTCGCCACCCGCGACGTCGCCCAGCTCTGGTGGATAGCCCTGCTGGGCGTCGCCGGGCTGCCGGCCGTCCTCGCCCCCCAGCATCGGCTGCTCGGCCCGCTCAGCCGGTTCGCCGAGGTGGCCGTCCTCGGGCTGGCCGCCAGCCAGGTCGCCGCCGACACCCACCTCAACGGCGTGACCGGCGGGCTGGGCGCCTCGGCGGTGCTGGCGTACCTCGCCGTGCCGGTGACCGTGACGGCGCTGCGCCGCCGGTTCGCCGAGGGTGCGGCGCTGCTCGCGGTCGCCGCGGCCACCCTGCTGGTCGCCGCCGCGTTCACCGAGGTCGACGGGCGTCGGCAGCTCACCGAGCCCGGCTACCTCGCGGTCTGCGCGCAGTGGCTGATCCTCGCCGGGCTCGGCCTGTTCACCGCCCGCACCCTGCAGCGGGTGATGCGGGTCCGCGGCGAGGGCAAGCCCCAGCCGTACGCGGAGGCCACCCGGTTGCTGACCCAGCTCCGGACGGTCGCGCGCCAGCTGCCCGGGGCCACCCTCGACCCGGGCGGCATCTCCGAGCACCTGCTGGAGGAGCTGCGGGTGGTGGCGAAGACCGACCGCGGCGCGGTGCTCTCCGCCAGCGGCGGCGGCCGGCTGGTGGTGCTCGCCCAGGTCGGCGTGGACCGGGTCGACTGGGAGACCACGCTCGACGCGGACTCGGCGATCGCGGACGCGTGGGCCAGCCAGCAGGCGCAGACCTCGGCCCGCTCCCAGTCCCGCTCGCACCGCGGCGGGGAGGTCTCGGCGCTGATCGTGCCGCTGGTCGCCGGGGTCCGGACGGTCGGCCTGGTGGTCCTCGAGGCGGACGCCGGCCACGCCTACCCGCCGCCGGTGGTGGCCCGGGTGACCGCGCTGACCGGGCCAGCGGCCCTGCGGCTGGAGGCCGCGCTGCTCTTCGACGAGGTGCGGTCGCTGGCCACCAACGAGGAGCGGCAGCGGCTGGCCCGGGAGATCCACGACGGCGTCGCCCAGGAGCTGGTGATGGTCGGCTACGGCATCGACAACGCGCTGGCCACGGTGCACGAGGACGCGGAGGAGACCGCCGAGTCGCTGCGGACCCTGCGCCAGGAGGTGACCCGGGTGATCACCGAGCTGCGGCTGAGCCTGTTCGAGCTGCGCAGCGAGGTGGACCGGCACGGCGGCCTGGCCGCCGCGATCGCCGAGTACGCCCGGACCGTGGGCGCGTCGGGCGGCCTGCGGGTGCACCTGTCGCTGGACGAGTCCACCGCCCGGTTGCCCGCCGCCACCGAGGCCGAGCTGCTGCGGATCGCCCAGGAGGCGGTCACCAACGCGCGCAAGCACGCCGGGGCGGCAAATCTGTGGGTTACCTGTGAGGTGGATCCCCCGTACGCTCAGATCGAAGTGTCGGATGACGGTCACGGCATCGGTGACCAGCGCCCCGACGGGCACTACGGTCTTGCGATCATGGCCGAGAGGGCGGAACGTATCCGGGGCCGGTTGGAGATCAGGCCGCGGCGACCCAGCGGCACTACCGTGGCGGTGGTACTCGGCTCCTCGCCCCGGCGCGATAAGGTGCGCGGCAGCACAGCAGCAGAAGGGGAGTAA
- a CDS encoding response regulator transcription factor, which yields MTTSPTPATRTKVLLVDDHDLIRKGLRHAFERDRQFEVVGEAATAAEGVRQAGALQPDVVIMDLRLPDGSGLEATRALRKSSASMGIVVLTMYAGDDQLFGALEAGASAFVPKTAPADEVVAAARHAASSPSAFTAADLAEAMKRRLAPSGPQLSPREGQVLRLLADGMSVAGIAKQLFVSESTAKTHISKLYEKLGAANRAQALMTALRLGLLEAPDAPKF from the coding sequence ATGACCACAAGTCCGACACCGGCCACCCGTACCAAGGTCCTCCTTGTCGACGATCACGACCTGATCCGCAAGGGTCTGCGGCACGCCTTCGAGCGGGACCGCCAGTTCGAGGTCGTCGGCGAGGCCGCGACGGCTGCGGAGGGCGTACGCCAGGCCGGTGCGCTCCAGCCGGACGTGGTGATCATGGACCTGCGGCTGCCCGACGGCAGCGGGCTGGAGGCCACCCGGGCGCTCCGCAAGTCCAGCGCGTCGATGGGCATCGTCGTGCTCACCATGTACGCCGGCGACGACCAGCTCTTCGGCGCCCTGGAGGCGGGGGCGAGCGCGTTCGTGCCGAAGACCGCCCCGGCCGACGAGGTGGTGGCCGCCGCCCGGCACGCCGCCTCCTCCCCCAGCGCCTTCACCGCGGCCGACCTGGCCGAGGCGATGAAGCGCCGGCTGGCCCCGTCCGGCCCGCAGCTCTCCCCGCGCGAGGGGCAGGTGCTGCGGCTGCTCGCCGACGGCATGAGCGTGGCGGGCATCGCCAAGCAGCTCTTCGTCAGCGAGTCGACCGCCAAGACGCACATCTCGAAGCTCTACGAGAAGCTGGGCGCCGCCAACCGGGCCCAGGCGCTGATGACCGCGCTGCGGCTCGGGCTGCTGGAGGCCCCGGACGCCCCCAAGTTCTAG
- a CDS encoding SAM-dependent methyltransferase has protein sequence MQRPDWAPDTIDIERPSVARMYDYYLGGSHNFAADRAAARAMVEAVPEAPLMAQANRAFLRRAVQFLADAGVRQFLDIGSGIPTVGNVHEIAQRIDPESRVIYVDVDPVAVAHSREILNGNDRATVIQEDLRRPEAILGHPEVTKLLDFSQPVAVMIVAVLHFIPSEDRPEEILRTVRAALAPGSYLVMSQASDDGRAETGERAEAERVYRRTDNQLSIRSRAELTALFDGFELVDPGVVWVPQWRPESPEQAENAEQAVFMGGVGRLGG, from the coding sequence ATGCAGCGGCCGGACTGGGCACCCGACACGATCGACATCGAGCGCCCCAGCGTGGCCCGCATGTACGACTACTACCTCGGCGGCTCGCACAACTTCGCCGCCGACCGGGCGGCGGCCCGGGCCATGGTGGAGGCGGTGCCGGAGGCCCCGCTGATGGCCCAGGCCAACCGGGCATTCCTGCGCCGCGCGGTGCAGTTCCTGGCGGACGCCGGGGTACGCCAGTTCCTCGACATCGGCTCCGGCATCCCCACCGTCGGCAACGTGCACGAGATCGCCCAGCGGATCGACCCGGAGTCGCGGGTGATCTACGTCGACGTCGACCCGGTGGCGGTGGCGCACAGCCGGGAGATCCTCAACGGCAACGACCGGGCCACCGTCATCCAGGAGGACCTGCGCCGGCCGGAGGCGATCCTGGGTCATCCGGAGGTCACCAAGCTGCTGGACTTCTCCCAGCCGGTCGCGGTGATGATCGTGGCGGTGCTGCACTTCATCCCGTCCGAGGACCGGCCGGAGGAGATCCTGCGGACGGTGCGGGCGGCCCTGGCGCCCGGGAGCTACCTGGTGATGTCGCAGGCCAGCGACGACGGTCGCGCCGAGACCGGTGAGCGGGCGGAGGCGGAGCGGGTCTACCGCCGCACCGACAACCAGCTCTCGATCCGCAGCCGGGCCGAGCTGACCGCGCTCTTCGACGGCTTCGAGCTGGTCGACCCGGGCGTGGTCTGGGTGCCGCAGTGGCGTCCGGAGTCCCCGGAGCAGGCGGAAAACGCGGAGCAGGCGGTGTTCATGGGCGGCGTCGGGCGTCTCGGTGGGTGA
- a CDS encoding putative bifunctional diguanylate cyclase/phosphodiesterase yields MTQAQLESLLQRLTERLAMAIQAEPFDLRIGQQVGAELVSAHIASAEGLGRTIEVIQLRLVRDLGLVADEVEDRMARLLATVATGYARALRDRTLDEQESIRRAAMVARAQAERALRDSEARFRHQATHDPLTDLPNRTLFTERLSAAIGEPGRGADRVGVCFLDLDRFKVVNDSLGHQVGDSLLVSVAQRLRRALGEHLVARLGGDEFVILVERTACTEDAVKVAEAALATVSEPALVDGHELTVSASIGIVERQVAGTSPGELMRAADSTLHWAKAAGGARWALFDADRNRRELARYALSAAIPTALDGGEFFLDYQPLTSLRDGRVLGMEALVRWRHPELGVLRPDSFIGLAEETGLIVRLGGWVLAEACREAERWSAGHDDRPFVSVNLAVRQVHRPGLVQEVRGVLRQTGLPPERLQLEITESTMMSTAEEPVRALRVLADLGVRIAIDDFGTGYCNLAYLRDLPVTELKVAGEFVAGLRAPATDPGSRTDERILASLVSLAHALDLTVTAEGVETADQADRLRAIGCDAGQGWHFGRPAPADQFLAHLA; encoded by the coding sequence ATGACCCAGGCCCAGCTGGAGTCCCTGCTGCAACGGCTCACCGAGCGGCTGGCCATGGCGATCCAGGCTGAGCCGTTCGACCTGCGGATCGGCCAGCAGGTCGGCGCCGAGCTGGTGTCGGCGCACATCGCCTCCGCCGAGGGTCTCGGCCGGACCATCGAGGTCATCCAGCTCCGCCTGGTCCGCGACCTCGGGCTGGTCGCCGACGAGGTCGAGGACCGGATGGCCCGGCTGCTGGCCACCGTGGCCACCGGGTACGCCCGCGCCCTGCGCGACCGGACGCTGGACGAACAGGAGTCCATCCGGCGGGCCGCGATGGTGGCCCGGGCGCAGGCCGAACGGGCGCTGCGGGACAGCGAGGCCCGGTTCCGACACCAGGCCACCCACGATCCGCTCACCGATCTGCCCAACCGCACCCTGTTCACCGAACGGCTCTCCGCCGCGATCGGCGAGCCCGGCCGGGGCGCCGACCGGGTGGGGGTCTGCTTCCTGGACCTGGACCGGTTCAAAGTGGTCAACGACTCCCTCGGCCACCAGGTCGGCGACTCGCTGCTGGTGTCGGTGGCGCAGCGGCTGCGCCGGGCCCTCGGTGAGCACCTGGTGGCCCGGCTCGGCGGGGACGAGTTCGTGATCCTGGTCGAACGGACCGCCTGCACCGAGGACGCGGTCAAGGTCGCCGAGGCGGCCCTGGCGACGGTGAGCGAACCGGCGCTGGTGGACGGCCACGAGCTGACCGTGTCGGCCAGCATCGGCATCGTCGAACGGCAGGTGGCCGGCACCTCGCCGGGTGAGCTGATGCGGGCCGCCGACAGCACGCTGCACTGGGCCAAGGCGGCCGGCGGCGCCCGCTGGGCCCTGTTCGACGCCGACCGCAACCGTCGCGAGCTCGCCCGCTACGCCCTCTCGGCGGCCATCCCCACCGCCCTCGACGGGGGTGAGTTCTTTCTGGACTACCAACCCCTGACCTCCCTGCGGGACGGGCGGGTGCTCGGCATGGAGGCGCTGGTCCGCTGGCGCCACCCCGAGCTGGGCGTGCTCCGGCCGGACAGCTTCATCGGGCTGGCCGAGGAGACCGGGTTGATCGTCCGGCTCGGCGGTTGGGTGCTGGCCGAGGCCTGCCGGGAGGCGGAGCGCTGGTCGGCGGGGCACGACGACCGGCCGTTCGTCAGCGTCAACCTCGCCGTCCGCCAGGTGCACCGCCCCGGCCTGGTGCAGGAGGTGCGGGGCGTGCTCCGGCAGACCGGCCTGCCCCCGGAACGGCTCCAGCTGGAGATCACCGAGAGCACCATGATGAGCACGGCCGAGGAGCCGGTACGAGCCCTGCGGGTGCTGGCCGACCTGGGGGTGCGGATCGCCATCGACGACTTCGGCACCGGCTACTGCAACCTCGCCTACCTGCGGGACCTGCCGGTGACCGAGCTGAAGGTGGCCGGCGAGTTCGTGGCCGGCCTGCGCGCCCCGGCCACCGACCCGGGCAGCCGTACCGACGAGCGGATCCTCGCCTCGCTGGTGTCCCTGGCGCACGCCCTGGACCTGACCGTCACCGCCGAGGGCGTGGAGACCGCCGACCAGGCCGACCGGCTGCGGGCGATCGGCTGCGACGCCGGCCAGGGTTGGCACTTCGGCCGCCCGGCCCCCGCCGACCAGTTCCTCGCCCACCTGGCCTGA